The following are from one region of the Coccinella septempunctata chromosome 7, icCocSept1.1, whole genome shotgun sequence genome:
- the LOC123318048 gene encoding uncharacterized protein LOC123318048 isoform X2, protein MLPKIFQKGVLWLKFTYVYPEAPTEILSYYFGTYKHHEHSIDKLHIEISNMNSKAEDEILEKNKIDLDKNETNQLPQEPTTCCMSGCANCVWLEYAEKMSEYFKDGGESAIKEINERVNDANIRAFLLQELRMRKL, encoded by the exons ATGCTCccaaaaatttttcagaagG GTGTGTTATGGTTGAAGTTTACATATGTGTACCCAGAAGCACCCACGGAAATATTGAGTTATTATTTCGGCACATATAAACACCATGAACATTCTATAGACAAACTCCACATTGAGATTTCTAATATGAATTCAAAAGCCGAAGATGAAATACTAGAGAAAAATAAAATCGACTtggataaaaatgaaacaaaccAATTACCACAAGAACCAACAACTTGTTGTATGTCAGGTTGTGCAAATTGTGTTTGGCTTGAATATGCAGAAAAAATGAGTGAATACTTTAAGGATGGGGGAGAGAGTGCTATCAAGGAAATTAATGAAAGAGTTAATGACGCTAATATCAGAGCCTTTTTGCTTCAAGAGTTAAGAATGAGAAAATTGTAA
- the LOC123316282 gene encoding uncharacterized protein LOC123316282 isoform X2: MESMKDLKIMPTMSKPIIEKVDEYFQQFENMLPHIEEIEFIEDYLLDVNRLTLGENPSEVIIRNAQDFNLTNTYYDISDSQQNTEKLASYRDNIEQLKNQLSTLDTEYDKMLEEKRLLEDKMSEFSTDSFPEQENHGL; encoded by the exons ATGGAAAGTATGAAAGATTTAAAGATTATGCCAACAATGTCCAAACCAATTATAGAGAAagttgatgaatattttcagcAATTTGAAAATATGCTACCACatattgaagaaattgaatTCATCGAAGATTATTTATTGGATGTAAATCGTCTTACGCTTG GAGAAAATCCGTCAGAGGTCATTATAAGGAATGCCCAAGATTTCAATCTTACAAATACTTATTATGATATCTCAGATTCTCAGCAGAATACTGAAAAATTG GCATCCTATCGTGACAATATTGAGCAACTGAAGAACCAACTCTCAACGTTGGACACTGAATATGATAAGATGTTGGAAGAGAAAAGGCTATTAGAAGATAAAATGAGTGAGTTTTCAACGGACAg TTTTCCTGAACAAGAAAACCATGGACTTTAG
- the LOC123316282 gene encoding uncharacterized protein LOC123316282 isoform X1, translated as MESMKDLKIMPTMSKPIIEKVDEYFQQFENMLPHIEEIEFIEDYLLDVNRLTLGENPSEVIIRNAQDFNLTNTYYDISDSQQNTEKLASYRDNIEQLKNQLSTLDTEYDKMLEEKRLLEDKMSEFSTDRDKILAFKLGTLSHFCYDKKIKFGFFLNKKTMDFRTFPYNLNENLPEELECRWTVLKSFISSTNDQP; from the exons ATGGAAAGTATGAAAGATTTAAAGATTATGCCAACAATGTCCAAACCAATTATAGAGAAagttgatgaatattttcagcAATTTGAAAATATGCTACCACatattgaagaaattgaatTCATCGAAGATTATTTATTGGATGTAAATCGTCTTACGCTTG GAGAAAATCCGTCAGAGGTCATTATAAGGAATGCCCAAGATTTCAATCTTACAAATACTTATTATGATATCTCAGATTCTCAGCAGAATACTGAAAAATTG GCATCCTATCGTGACAATATTGAGCAACTGAAGAACCAACTCTCAACGTTGGACACTGAATATGATAAGATGTTGGAAGAGAAAAGGCTATTAGAAGATAAAATGAGTGAGTTTTCAACGGACAg ggACAAAATTTTAGCATTCAAATTAGGAACCTTATCACATTTTTGCTATGACAAGAAAATCAAATTTGGTT TTTTCCTGAACAAGAAAACCATGGACTTTAGGACATTTCCATACAATCTGAATGAAAATCTACCTGAAGAGCTGGAATGCAGATGGACTGTTTTGAAGTCGTTTATCAGCTCTACAAATGATCAACCCTAA